The Microcoleus sp. AS-A8 genome has a window encoding:
- a CDS encoding aminotransferase class V-fold PLP-dependent enzyme: MLPKLNVYPRLQLHISFSDLAASLLSFLSVSKREQNIREIQSFWKTDKEVLVTLSVRTSLDLMLQSLNLPAGSEVLMSAVNIRDMVEVVKRHGLVPVPVDISLDTLTPSLQLLETLISEKSRVFLVAHLFGSIINLEPYYQLCQKHNILLVEDCAQAFAGSKYYGYEKADVSFFSFGPIKSCTALGGAITLIRDSTLAEKMQSMEEKYPCKSEFWFLKRVLKYLGLKFFSIPGIYSQLLAFLRLLDRDLDGVINSLTRGFTHGDILAKIRYRPPNRMLSLLNRRLKNCNTPWFERRELKARNFLSQLLPEILCPGHKADYHSFWVVPILLSNPELLMANLREQGFDATRGNTSLACIKDLRSHETLPVPSPVNGECLLEQVLYLPVAESLPEQELEDLAKRVNDFYLASRLSQVHSDLTSNLLSL, translated from the coding sequence ATGTTACCAAAGCTGAACGTTTATCCCAGACTACAGCTCCACATTAGCTTCAGCGATCTCGCCGCAAGCTTGTTATCTTTCCTTTCCGTCTCCAAGCGAGAACAAAATATCCGAGAAATCCAATCCTTTTGGAAAACTGACAAAGAAGTATTGGTAACTCTCTCTGTCAGAACATCCCTCGATCTAATGTTACAGTCACTCAACCTCCCCGCTGGGTCGGAAGTTTTAATGAGTGCGGTCAATATTCGGGACATGGTTGAAGTGGTGAAACGGCATGGCTTGGTTCCGGTTCCGGTTGATATTTCCTTGGATACCCTAACTCCTTCGCTCCAGTTACTAGAAACTCTTATTTCCGAAAAAAGTCGAGTATTTTTGGTCGCTCACTTATTTGGCTCAATTATTAATTTAGAACCCTATTATCAACTGTGTCAAAAACATAACATTCTGCTTGTAGAAGACTGTGCCCAAGCGTTTGCTGGCTCTAAATATTACGGATATGAGAAGGCAGATGTCAGTTTTTTTAGCTTTGGCCCGATCAAGTCCTGTACTGCTCTGGGAGGAGCTATTACTCTGATTCGCGACAGCACATTAGCTGAAAAGATGCAAAGCATGGAGGAAAAATATCCCTGTAAGAGTGAGTTTTGGTTCTTGAAACGGGTTCTGAAGTATCTCGGCTTGAAGTTTTTTTCAATTCCTGGGATTTATTCCCAGCTTCTAGCTTTTCTCAGGTTACTCGATCGCGACCTGGATGGGGTGATTAACTCTCTGACACGGGGTTTTACTCACGGTGATATTCTTGCCAAAATCAGGTATCGTCCTCCAAACCGGATGCTCTCTCTGTTGAACCGGAGATTGAAAAATTGCAACACCCCATGGTTTGAACGACGAGAGTTGAAGGCGCGAAATTTTTTATCACAGCTGTTGCCTGAGATACTTTGTCCTGGTCACAAAGCTGATTACCATTCGTTTTGGGTTGTTCCTATACTCCTGTCTAATCCAGAATTGCTGATGGCAAACCTGAGAGAACAGGGGTTTGATGCTACGAGGGGAAATACGAGTTTAGCCTGTATCAAGGATTTGCGATCGCACGAGACACTCCCAGTTCCCAGTCCTGTGAATGGAGAATGCCTGCTCGAACAGGTTCTGTACCTTCCCGTTGCGGAATCCTTACCGGAGCAGGAACTCGAAGATCTTGCCAAACGGGTCAATGACTTCTATCTCGCTTCTCGGTTGAGTCAAGTACACTCAGACTTAACTTCCAACCTGCTTTCTTTATAG
- a CDS encoding (2Fe-2S)-binding protein, with protein MPKVTAQGKTFECEPGSNLRQVLFEHGVELYNGKAKIINCMGLGSCGTCAVTVEGNVSEPNWKDKARRSLPPHSPTANRRLACQTKVLGDVRVTKYDGFWGQGDKTAWTPQN; from the coding sequence ATGCCTAAAGTAACAGCTCAAGGAAAAACCTTTGAATGTGAGCCGGGGAGCAATTTACGCCAAGTTTTATTCGAGCATGGAGTTGAACTGTATAACGGCAAGGCTAAGATAATCAACTGCATGGGCTTGGGTAGTTGTGGTACCTGTGCCGTGACAGTTGAAGGGAACGTGTCCGAACCGAATTGGAAGGATAAGGCGAGGCGCTCACTGCCTCCTCATTCTCCCACAGCCAATCGCCGCTTAGCCTGTCAGACTAAGGTCTTGGGCGATGTTCGCGTTACGAAATATGACGGCTTTTGGGGGCAAGGCGATAAGACGGCGTGGACGCCACAAAATTAA
- the cimA gene encoding citramalate synthase: MNSQASTPIWIYDTTLRDGSQREGLSLSLEDKLRIAKELDQLGIPFIEGGWPGANPKDVQFFWQIKEEPLTQAEVVAFCSTRRPNIAAADDPMLQAILAAGTRWVTLFGKSWDLHVTEGLQTTLEENLAMIQDSIEYLRSQGRRVIYDAEHWFDGYKQNPEYALQTLNAALKAGAEWLVLCDTNGGTLPHEIGQIVRDVQEALNVGRLNVEGSEEPANLQPLLGIHTHNDSDTAIANALAGVLEGVRMVQGTINGYGERCGNANLCSLIPNLQLKLGYRCIQDEQLVKLTQTSRLISEVVNLAPDDHAPFVGRSAFAHKGGIHVSAVERNPLTYEHIEPETIGNRRRIVISDQSGLSNVLAKARTFGHELNKQDPACRQILERLKGLESEGYQFEAAEASFDLLMREALGYRQQFFELKGFQVHCDMLQSISGDYSNALATIKVTVNGKDILEAAEGNGPVSALDAALRKALQNFYPEIAQFQLTDYKVRILDGGAGTSAKTRVLIESSNGQKRWTTVGVSPNILEASYQAVVEGIEYGLLLQSSGKPESRMPVNEGSKASVQ, encoded by the coding sequence ATGAACTCGCAAGCATCTACCCCCATCTGGATCTATGACACCACCTTACGGGATGGTTCCCAGCGTGAAGGACTCTCCCTGTCACTAGAAGATAAGTTACGAATTGCGAAAGAACTCGACCAGTTGGGGATTCCTTTTATTGAGGGTGGATGGCCGGGGGCAAACCCAAAAGACGTACAATTTTTCTGGCAAATCAAAGAAGAACCCCTGACTCAGGCGGAAGTGGTAGCCTTTTGTTCGACGCGACGGCCTAACATTGCCGCCGCCGATGACCCGATGCTGCAAGCGATTCTGGCAGCAGGCACTCGCTGGGTGACGCTTTTTGGGAAATCTTGGGATCTCCACGTTACAGAAGGGCTACAAACGACGCTGGAGGAGAACTTGGCAATGATTCAAGACTCGATTGAGTATCTCCGTAGCCAGGGGCGTCGGGTGATTTACGATGCCGAACACTGGTTTGATGGCTACAAGCAAAATCCTGAATATGCCCTCCAGACTCTGAATGCCGCACTCAAGGCCGGTGCAGAATGGCTGGTGTTGTGTGACACGAACGGCGGTACCCTGCCTCATGAAATCGGACAAATTGTTCGGGATGTTCAAGAAGCGTTGAACGTTGGAAGGTTGAACGTTGAAGGTTCAGAAGAACCTGCTAACCTGCAACCTTTATTAGGTATTCATACTCATAATGACTCGGATACAGCGATCGCAAATGCTCTGGCGGGTGTCTTAGAGGGCGTCCGCATGGTGCAGGGAACCATCAACGGTTATGGCGAACGCTGCGGCAATGCGAATCTTTGCTCTCTGATTCCCAACTTGCAGCTCAAGCTAGGATACCGCTGTATTCAGGATGAGCAACTAGTGAAACTGACCCAAACCAGTCGCCTGATTAGCGAAGTCGTGAATCTGGCTCCCGATGACCACGCGCCCTTTGTGGGACGTTCGGCGTTTGCTCACAAGGGCGGCATTCATGTCTCGGCGGTGGAACGTAACCCCCTGACTTATGAACATATCGAACCCGAAACGATTGGGAATCGACGCCGAATCGTGATTTCTGACCAGTCCGGACTGAGTAACGTTTTGGCAAAAGCGCGGACTTTTGGTCATGAACTCAATAAGCAAGACCCCGCCTGTCGCCAAATTTTAGAGCGTCTTAAAGGATTGGAAAGCGAAGGCTATCAATTTGAGGCAGCAGAAGCCAGTTTTGACTTACTAATGCGCGAAGCGTTGGGATATCGGCAGCAGTTTTTTGAGCTAAAGGGCTTTCAGGTACATTGCGATATGTTGCAAAGCATTAGTGGTGATTACAGTAATGCCCTTGCCACAATCAAAGTTACTGTCAATGGCAAAGATATCCTAGAAGCTGCCGAGGGAAATGGCCCGGTTTCCGCCCTAGATGCCGCCTTACGCAAAGCCCTCCAGAACTTCTATCCGGAAATTGCCCAGTTTCAGTTAACCGACTATAAAGTGCGGATTTTGGATGGTGGTGCGGGTACGTCTGCCAAGACTCGCGTGCTGATTGAATCGAGTAATGGTCAAAAGCGGTGGACGACTGTAGGCGTTTCGCCGAATATCCTGGAGGCGTCTTATCAAGCGGTGGTGGAGGGGATTGAATATGGTTTATTGTTGCAGTCTTCAGGAAAGCCTGAAAGCCGGATGCCTGTGAACGAAGGTTCTAAAGCGTCGGTGCAGTAA
- a CDS encoding polysaccharide biosynthesis protein codes for MKPESDLAVVPVTRKAEVIKRLQELVPPGSPEPHDPEVLAKLKTLTVELIEAYKAEGQLEDDPFADVRDRTIHLYTSEVSEKLKGKVALVTGGEGCVGSDLVEKLVELGVKHVISVDNARCGYALEPKPIADKKASVTRYAADVRNYDALNSIFDAERPELVFHLAAQRQPGLAEKKVRETISTSLLGTENIINLCEKYGVEQCVFSSTGKASRYFTAEVYAASKKIAEWQFAQAVQQGKVTYSMVRFTHTLDNSLVASQIDEKIKIGPVVNVHAPHRYLTAQNLSEARHLLLNSLIFSKPDQLKFFTVTNLGWPTETLEMILYKIVQSGKEWPIYFQGLQPGYEEPFFLGQFDYGNPTDIHLLINTLEDPFRSKDPSGDTIIAELAPFSNEILDKHVAALKALVNDLDLPEEKLKPCLAEAIREITSSICAQASPQALLKILKWGINPKRVKAGEIEVPKQKDILALLAKNLYGRLTPEVLNTSIVKADEFDELVEILATFPGLETEVAYMRAAAKERKNVTPNYNQATENLKEKDLVTQ; via the coding sequence GTGAAGCCGGAATCCGACTTAGCAGTGGTGCCTGTTACCAGAAAAGCCGAGGTAATTAAACGCCTACAAGAATTAGTGCCACCAGGTTCGCCGGAACCGCACGATCCTGAAGTTCTAGCCAAACTAAAGACTTTAACTGTAGAACTCATCGAGGCTTATAAAGCAGAAGGACAACTCGAAGACGATCCGTTTGCCGATGTCCGTGATCGCACCATTCACCTATATACATCTGAAGTTAGCGAAAAACTTAAAGGAAAGGTTGCGCTTGTAACAGGTGGAGAGGGATGCGTTGGCAGCGACTTAGTCGAGAAGCTAGTTGAACTCGGTGTCAAACATGTAATTTCTGTAGACAACGCCCGCTGTGGTTATGCCTTAGAACCTAAACCCATTGCAGACAAAAAGGCATCCGTCACTCGCTATGCTGCCGATGTTCGCAACTATGATGCCCTCAACTCTATATTTGATGCAGAAAGACCAGAACTCGTCTTTCACTTAGCCGCTCAACGTCAGCCCGGATTAGCAGAAAAAAAAGTCAGAGAAACAATATCAACAAGCCTTTTAGGAACAGAGAATATTATCAATCTCTGTGAAAAATATGGCGTAGAGCAATGTGTATTCTCTTCAACAGGTAAAGCCTCTAGATACTTTACGGCTGAAGTGTACGCCGCTTCCAAGAAAATAGCTGAATGGCAATTTGCCCAAGCCGTACAGCAGGGTAAAGTGACTTATTCAATGGTGCGCTTTACTCATACCCTAGATAACAGCTTAGTGGCTTCTCAAATTGACGAGAAAATTAAAATCGGGCCTGTCGTTAATGTTCATGCTCCTCATCGCTATCTAACTGCCCAAAATTTGAGCGAAGCGCGTCATTTGCTACTGAATTCCTTAATTTTCTCTAAGCCTGACCAACTGAAATTTTTCACCGTCACTAATTTAGGTTGGCCCACAGAAACCTTAGAGATGATTCTTTACAAAATCGTCCAGTCTGGCAAGGAATGGCCTATCTACTTCCAAGGATTACAACCGGGCTATGAAGAGCCATTTTTCCTGGGTCAATTTGACTACGGTAATCCCACAGACATCCATTTGTTGATTAACACGCTAGAAGACCCCTTCCGCAGCAAAGACCCGTCTGGAGATACAATTATTGCCGAACTGGCTCCCTTCTCAAATGAAATTCTAGACAAGCATGTGGCTGCCCTGAAAGCGCTAGTGAATGACCTAGATTTACCAGAAGAAAAGCTAAAGCCCTGTCTAGCAGAAGCGATTCGGGAAATTACCAGTTCTATTTGCGCCCAAGCCTCTCCCCAGGCACTTTTGAAAATTTTGAAGTGGGGTATTAATCCCAAACGAGTGAAAGCGGGAGAGATTGAGGTACCGAAACAGAAAGATATTCTAGCCTTACTTGCCAAAAACTTGTATGGAAGACTCACACCAGAAGTTTTGAACACATCAATTGTCAAGGCTGATGAGTTTGACGAATTAGTTGAAATTTTGGCAACATTTCCGGGTTTGGAAACAGAGGTAGCCTACATGCGGGCTGCCGCCAAAGAACGGAAAAATGTGACTCCAAATTACAATCAGGCAACAGAAAATCTTAAGGAGAAGGATTTGGTCACACAATAA